In Mesoaciditoga lauensis cd-1655R = DSM 25116, a single genomic region encodes these proteins:
- a CDS encoding fibronectin type III domain-containing protein, giving the protein MKKEAPLFLIFLITALLVLTLSGCFLFHRTHLEKPILISPSNGSTGVSTNITFSWNIKGNLSSLTYRFSFGTSTNFPTEITTLSTYLTKKNLIYSTTYYWQVAVTDKSGNVAKSEVWHFKTMALPMPSTPVLSVTSVSTDTVSLEWTKSTNAASILLYSSTSTQFSKIAVLSGEATAYTVTGLEPATVYKFFAVAWNTSGSATSYTVVATTQSLPVPPSPVLPSTPVLKVTSTSTDTALLEWTKSENASKVEVYSATSTQFSKIVTLSPDATTYTAKGLKPSTMYKFQVVGVNPAGRATSNVATATTRALPIIIPSTPILSVANISTDTIALQWTKSNNASFITLYQAKNETFSPSSTLTGVATSYTARNLAPDTVYSFFIVASNPNARATSNTVVATTMKIIVKPSAPELSVNSPNTYSAVLTWTESSTKVSGFHIWRRERSNEAFILIKTVSKNVKTYTDIVNPGNTYSYMISAYNSAGQSFSKSRSVFVGQNYFPMKTSNSLVTVNVQSSVLSQSVNSTDNSLSLLNFIQGIDSEKLDDMLIPVDEMVSYQKISSGGTTTYTVNVPCAFFGEPNVDLDLDFIYESGRIYLKGPATYPIPVLDSVYGSKPSVKIGGLFLKPSVLSSYESYSRTMNYISQMTFGNHVYQNVLKVTLTNSNITLILYFAPNEGLMRFEVLLNDLNTFSYIVTSPDATISPIYPQPPIVVSPGENSTVPSTFDLEISGNASDYIVYLDSQMFLSTSSTTANIGSLSDGKHTLVVKARNSYGFETLSKTRNFTVQANWIATPTYVVGNFTNWATTSNYLMEYDPTTQIYSLSVSVPSSNSSSDINEYMIEQVYDGRTIKYGYQSIPVSSGSVTFYFNQSMEEPLTSLGIGDTSKESMEWYFTGDINNWGFSQLEASGTTFVATVATTGVFNPGTYEFKITPQSTFSTTPATLMPYYFNGAYGAYYLPNANFQLSTPCNAIVVKFNVLNSQIDFEATNIYDNAYLRSSFSSWYYNWEKYKFKYDPNTGIYSLTINVPSATTPQSYKIFYDNAIYGGPFGVNIPVESGTVTFYFDKSIATDWSKAIGIGDTSKESVNWYFSGTINDWNASPLTYVGNGIFEATFTRAVGFEPQTIEYKITNNKGQTNDNPYCFNGSNWYANGTNDNGTLNLSVAASKIVVKFNVLKSLVTLQPVVSLTSEK; this is encoded by the coding sequence GTGAAAAAAGAAGCACCACTATTTCTTATTTTCCTGATAACGGCTTTGCTAGTTTTAACGTTATCAGGATGTTTTTTATTTCATCGAACTCATCTGGAAAAACCCATTTTAATTTCCCCTTCAAACGGTTCCACTGGGGTTTCAACGAATATCACTTTTTCATGGAATATAAAAGGTAATCTTTCAAGTTTAACTTATCGCTTTTCTTTTGGAACGTCGACTAATTTTCCCACGGAGATAACAACTTTATCCACATATTTAACGAAGAAGAATCTAATCTACTCAACTACATACTATTGGCAAGTAGCGGTAACAGACAAATCAGGAAATGTGGCCAAGAGTGAAGTATGGCATTTCAAAACGATGGCTTTACCTATGCCATCCACACCTGTTTTGAGTGTTACATCCGTTTCAACGGATACCGTTTCGTTGGAATGGACAAAATCCACAAACGCAGCGTCCATACTTCTTTACTCTTCAACATCCACTCAGTTTAGCAAAATAGCAGTACTTTCTGGAGAGGCAACTGCTTACACGGTGACTGGTCTTGAACCAGCAACTGTTTACAAATTCTTTGCCGTCGCCTGGAACACATCCGGAAGCGCAACTTCTTACACTGTGGTTGCGACGACACAATCACTTCCAGTACCACCGAGTCCTGTATTGCCATCCACGCCTGTTTTAAAAGTCACATCCACTTCAACAGATACGGCTTTGTTGGAATGGACAAAATCCGAAAACGCGTCAAAGGTAGAAGTTTATTCAGCTACTTCAACGCAATTCAGCAAAATAGTAACGCTTTCACCGGATGCCACAACATACACGGCGAAGGGTTTAAAGCCATCAACGATGTACAAGTTCCAGGTTGTTGGGGTTAATCCAGCTGGTAGAGCTACTTCCAATGTGGCAACCGCCACAACGAGGGCTTTGCCTATCATCATTCCATCTACCCCTATTTTAAGTGTGGCAAATATATCCACTGATACAATAGCGCTTCAATGGACGAAATCCAACAATGCGTCATTCATAACGCTTTATCAAGCTAAAAATGAAACGTTCTCACCATCATCAACCTTAACAGGTGTCGCAACTTCTTATACTGCAAGAAACTTAGCGCCAGATACGGTTTACAGCTTTTTTATAGTTGCGTCTAACCCAAATGCACGCGCAACATCTAACACCGTTGTTGCTACAACGATGAAAATCATTGTAAAGCCATCAGCACCAGAACTTTCTGTAAATTCTCCCAACACTTACTCAGCCGTTTTAACGTGGACAGAATCTTCCACAAAGGTGTCGGGTTTTCATATATGGAGAAGAGAGCGTTCAAATGAAGCTTTCATACTTATCAAAACGGTGAGTAAAAATGTAAAAACGTATACGGATATCGTGAATCCAGGTAATACGTACTCTTATATGATAAGTGCGTACAACAGCGCAGGTCAATCTTTTTCAAAATCAAGATCCGTTTTCGTGGGACAAAATTATTTCCCTATGAAAACTTCAAATTCACTTGTTACTGTAAACGTGCAATCTTCCGTTTTATCACAGTCTGTTAATTCGACTGATAACTCGCTTTCACTCTTAAACTTTATCCAAGGCATTGATTCAGAAAAATTGGATGATATGTTGATTCCCGTTGATGAGATGGTAAGTTATCAAAAAATCTCATCAGGCGGGACCACAACTTACACGGTGAACGTTCCTTGTGCTTTTTTCGGAGAACCGAATGTAGACTTAGATCTCGATTTTATTTATGAAAGTGGAAGAATTTATCTTAAAGGCCCTGCCACTTATCCAATTCCTGTGCTTGACAGCGTTTATGGAAGTAAACCATCTGTCAAAATAGGAGGATTATTTCTAAAGCCGAGCGTTCTTTCTTCATATGAATCTTACTCAAGGACGATGAATTACATATCCCAAATGACTTTTGGAAATCACGTTTATCAAAATGTTCTCAAAGTTACTTTAACTAATTCAAATATAACGCTTATTTTGTACTTTGCGCCAAATGAAGGCCTGATGAGATTTGAAGTGCTTTTGAACGATTTGAACACATTTTCTTACATAGTAACGTCCCCAGATGCAACTATATCTCCCATTTATCCCCAACCCCCTATTGTAGTTAGTCCGGGTGAAAATTCAACTGTCCCTTCAACGTTCGATCTTGAAATTTCTGGCAATGCGAGCGATTACATCGTTTATTTGGATTCGCAAATGTTTCTTTCGACCTCTTCAACAACTGCGAACATAGGCTCTCTAAGCGATGGAAAACACACTTTAGTGGTTAAAGCTAGAAACTCTTATGGGTTTGAGACTTTAAGCAAAACTAGAAACTTCACCGTTCAAGCCAATTGGATAGCAACACCAACTTATGTTGTAGGAAATTTCACGAATTGGGCGACTACTTCGAACTATCTTATGGAGTACGATCCAACCACACAGATCTACTCACTTAGTGTAAGTGTTCCTTCTTCAAACTCATCTTCTGATATCAACGAGTACATGATAGAGCAAGTGTACGATGGGAGAACTATAAAATACGGCTATCAATCTATTCCAGTATCAAGTGGGAGTGTTACTTTCTACTTCAACCAATCCATGGAAGAACCTCTCACTTCACTGGGTATCGGAGATACATCTAAAGAATCTATGGAGTGGTATTTTACCGGCGATATAAACAACTGGGGATTTTCGCAGTTGGAGGCATCTGGCACGACATTTGTGGCAACGGTGGCAACTACGGGAGTTTTTAATCCAGGAACGTATGAATTTAAAATAACTCCTCAATCTACTTTTTCAACGACTCCAGCAACTTTGATGCCTTACTATTTCAACGGTGCTTATGGGGCTTATTACTTGCCAAATGCTAATTTTCAACTTTCAACGCCGTGTAACGCCATCGTGGTGAAATTCAACGTTTTAAATTCACAAATTGATTTTGAAGCCACAAACATTTACGATAACGCCTATCTGCGAAGTAGCTTTTCAAGTTGGTACTATAATTGGGAAAAATATAAATTCAAATACGATCCAAATACCGGTATTTATTCTTTGACAATCAATGTGCCTTCAGCGACTACCCCGCAATCGTACAAAATTTTTTATGACAATGCGATATATGGAGGGCCTTTCGGGGTTAATATACCAGTTGAATCAGGAACGGTAACTTTTTACTTTGATAAATCAATTGCGACAGATTGGAGCAAGGCAATTGGCATAGGCGATACGTCGAAAGAATCGGTGAATTGGTACTTTTCTGGAACTATAAACGATTGGAATGCTTCACCATTAACTTATGTTGGAAATGGAATTTTTGAAGCGACTTTTACCCGCGCCGTTGGATTTGAACCACAGACGATTGAATACAAGATAACGAACAACAAAGGTCAAACAAATGACAATCCATATTGCTTCAACGGAAGCAATTGGTATGCGAATGGAACTAACGACAATGGCACACTGAATTTATCTGTAGCGGCTTCAAAAATAGTTGTTAAATTCAATGTTTTAAAGAGCCTTGTTACACTTCAACCAGTGGTTAGTTTGACAAGTGAAAAGTGA
- a CDS encoding AI-2E family transporter codes for MKIDSERKAALLVFLYLTLFLLTGRYLPRVFDVIVVSLFVAVMLEPVANWFYSKTKRRVLSVTLSLVIFYGFLALIVGFLVPVIYTEGKYFISFVQKFFSNQEWQTLSYFKNYPDLKTFLENVMNSVTPTLKKWLSDEITHMAVSTPSVLMVIFFSIVGSIYVAYGLRSFKKVAATAFFPMSSFKKVDLFLRISYKHMQSYIVGVTIAALFTAISMGVFLTFAGVKYSLLLGTWAFITNYIPIVGVFLEIIPIALSTLMKSPIVFVWYWIVLIIVHSAAFVIFVKAVQSQSKLNPFWMIVAILVFTQLIGAIGAFVAVPLMILLKDYWDIFIVPYLKTS; via the coding sequence ATGAAGATAGATTCAGAAAGAAAAGCTGCTTTACTCGTCTTTTTGTATTTAACCCTTTTCTTGTTAACCGGCCGCTATTTGCCACGCGTTTTCGATGTCATCGTCGTATCGTTATTCGTGGCGGTAATGTTAGAGCCAGTTGCAAATTGGTTTTATTCCAAAACGAAGAGGAGGGTTCTATCCGTAACGCTTTCTCTGGTAATCTTTTACGGCTTCCTGGCACTAATAGTGGGCTTTTTGGTACCTGTTATATATACAGAAGGAAAGTACTTCATAAGTTTTGTTCAAAAATTCTTTTCAAATCAAGAGTGGCAAACACTTTCGTATTTCAAAAATTATCCGGATTTGAAAACCTTTCTGGAAAACGTTATGAATTCTGTAACCCCAACCTTGAAAAAATGGCTGTCAGATGAGATAACTCACATGGCCGTTTCAACCCCATCTGTTCTGATGGTGATATTCTTTTCCATCGTTGGCTCCATATACGTGGCTTATGGACTTAGAAGTTTCAAAAAAGTTGCAGCTACGGCATTCTTTCCAATGAGTTCTTTTAAAAAGGTTGATCTTTTCTTGCGCATTTCATACAAGCATATGCAGAGTTACATAGTAGGCGTGACCATCGCAGCCCTTTTTACTGCGATATCTATGGGCGTGTTTTTGACTTTTGCCGGTGTGAAATACAGTTTGCTTCTTGGAACATGGGCTTTCATAACGAATTACATTCCAATTGTGGGGGTTTTTCTTGAAATAATACCCATTGCCCTTTCAACTCTGATGAAAAGTCCCATTGTCTTCGTTTGGTATTGGATCGTCTTGATCATAGTACATTCGGCAGCATTTGTCATTTTCGTTAAAGCCGTTCAAAGTCAATCAAAGCTCAACCCCTTCTGGATGATAGTGGCAATACTCGTATTTACCCAGTTGATAGGGGCTATTGGGGCTTTTGTGGCTGTTCCGCTGATGATTTTGCTGAAGGATTATTGGGACATTTTCATCGTCCCTTACTTGAAAACTTCCTGA
- a CDS encoding permease — translation MSTLILVIIATGFFGFSVFKSKEKTKESLKISKHLLATTFVEIIGVMALVGWVLAIIPPSLIKQWLGNSNQFISILLSATIGTVTIIPAFIAFPLSQTLLRSGASIAAIAAFITTLTMVGFATMPIEFKFFGKKFTLHRLWVSFSAAILIALLMGVILG, via the coding sequence TTGAGTACACTGATTTTAGTGATCATAGCCACTGGATTCTTTGGATTTTCTGTTTTCAAAAGTAAAGAAAAGACTAAAGAAAGTTTGAAAATCTCGAAACACCTATTAGCAACAACCTTTGTTGAGATAATAGGGGTAATGGCTTTAGTGGGATGGGTTTTGGCTATAATTCCTCCATCTCTTATTAAACAATGGTTGGGTAATTCCAATCAGTTTATTAGCATTTTACTTTCGGCTACTATTGGAACGGTTACAATTATTCCCGCCTTTATCGCTTTTCCACTTTCTCAAACATTGCTTAGAAGTGGAGCATCTATAGCGGCGATAGCTGCTTTCATAACAACATTAACAATGGTAGGATTTGCAACTATGCCAATAGAATTTAAATTCTTTGGAAAGAAATTTACTCTGCATAGATTATGGGTAAGTTTCTCGGCAGCAATTCTCATTGCACTTTTGATGGGGGTGATATTAGGATGA
- a CDS encoding J domain-containing protein, with product MKDPYEVLGVSRNATKEEIRQAYRELVKKYHPDKFQSNPDMLKLAEEKMKEVNEAYNYLMTHTNDEYKNTYSGTSTSNEDRKIYAQVRQMIQSGNLYDAEDLLMKISDKSNPEWYFLNGIIYAQRGWYDKAYDYLRIAHESDPSNTEYAQSFETIKRAARTGPIYNGGGQMDDTTACLSCCTALACTDLCCHCMGGC from the coding sequence GTGAAGGATCCATACGAAGTACTTGGAGTAAGTAGAAATGCTACCAAAGAAGAAATTCGCCAGGCTTACAGAGAACTAGTTAAAAAATACCATCCGGATAAATTTCAATCAAATCCAGATATGCTTAAACTTGCGGAAGAAAAGATGAAAGAAGTCAACGAAGCTTACAATTACCTGATGACACATACCAACGATGAATACAAAAATACGTATTCCGGAACATCCACTTCCAATGAAGACAGGAAAATATACGCTCAGGTTAGGCAGATGATTCAAAGCGGGAATCTGTACGATGCCGAAGATCTGTTGATGAAGATTTCTGACAAAAGCAATCCGGAATGGTACTTTCTTAACGGCATAATATACGCCCAACGCGGGTGGTATGATAAAGCTTACGATTATCTCAGAATAGCTCATGAATCTGATCCTTCCAATACGGAGTACGCTCAATCGTTTGAAACCATAAAAAGGGCTGCGAGGACAGGCCCAATATACAACGGTGGAGGGCAAATGGATGATACAACCGCTTGTTTAAGCTGCTGTACGGCTTTAGCATGTACAGATCTCTGCTGTCATTGCATGGGAGGATGTTGA
- a CDS encoding Crp/Fnr family transcriptional regulator — MLLYVKKGDVLHSPREKIKHVSVVLNGSLKVLKYFTNGNEQILRYVRKSETFGESLIFAFKNYPAYIIAMESSEILEVPYEIILDLFENKEFMKSYLKEIGNKVFNLSNVIELLLIKSVEEKLMRYLCFLCRKQKSSTVYFESKQKIASDIGSAREVVSRKFKILEEKKMIKIIDRHHVKVLINFLLC, encoded by the coding sequence GTGCTGCTATATGTCAAAAAAGGTGATGTTCTCCATTCTCCTAGAGAAAAAATAAAACACGTAAGCGTGGTTCTGAACGGTTCTCTTAAAGTTTTAAAGTATTTCACAAATGGCAATGAGCAGATTTTAAGATATGTAAGAAAAAGTGAGACTTTTGGAGAAAGTCTTATATTTGCGTTCAAAAATTATCCAGCTTATATAATAGCCATGGAAAGTTCGGAGATTTTAGAAGTCCCTTATGAAATTATCTTGGATCTTTTCGAAAACAAAGAATTCATGAAATCTTATTTGAAGGAAATCGGAAATAAAGTATTTAATCTTTCAAACGTGATAGAATTGCTGCTTATAAAATCCGTTGAGGAAAAATTAATGAGGTACCTTTGTTTTCTTTGTCGTAAACAGAAATCGTCAACGGTGTACTTCGAATCCAAACAAAAGATAGCAAGTGATATTGGTAGCGCAAGGGAAGTAGTATCAAGAAAGTTCAAGATTCTCGAAGAGAAGAAAATGATAAAGATCATTGATCGTCATCACGTAAAAGTGCTTATTAACTTTTTGCTTTGTTAG
- a CDS encoding MFS transporter encodes MSFKRDRMFYKFSMYGFLKNLRFFDPFMVLFFREAGLSFFAIGALYAIRDISTNILEIPTGIYADMFGRRKSMIMAFVSYIISFAIFYFFSNYYFFALAMVFFAFGEAFRSGTHKALILEYLRINHMEDVKVDYYGHTRGASQFGSAISSLIAAALVFYSGSYHYIFIASVIPYVLDLINLSTYPKELDGEIGKVEKGTLKKQMKATLKDFVMIFKNFEAMKVVLNSSSFSAFFKVSKEYLQPILKAFAISLPLFLAVDNIKRTSLIVGIVYFVIYLLTSYASRNSAKISKRFKNLPAAVNITYFIGAVFIALAGISVNYKIQVLAILLLLVLYVLQNLRRPMNVSLISEKISHKTMASGLSVESQITTILMAIFAPLMGIVADKIGIGWALALFGTFMLLMGGFVKVKEVK; translated from the coding sequence ATGAGCTTTAAAAGGGATCGAATGTTTTACAAATTTTCCATGTACGGTTTCTTAAAAAACTTAAGGTTTTTCGATCCATTCATGGTCCTTTTTTTCAGGGAAGCGGGCCTTTCTTTCTTTGCCATAGGTGCCCTTTACGCCATCAGGGACATTTCGACCAACATCTTAGAAATCCCTACCGGTATATATGCAGATATGTTTGGAAGAAGAAAATCCATGATCATGGCTTTCGTTTCTTACATAATCTCCTTTGCAATATTTTACTTCTTTTCGAATTATTATTTTTTCGCGTTGGCAATGGTGTTCTTTGCCTTTGGTGAAGCATTCCGATCTGGTACACATAAAGCTTTGATACTTGAATATCTTAGGATAAATCACATGGAAGACGTGAAAGTTGATTACTACGGACATACAAGAGGAGCATCACAATTTGGTTCGGCTATAAGCTCTCTTATAGCGGCGGCGTTGGTTTTTTATTCGGGAAGCTATCACTACATCTTCATTGCTTCCGTTATTCCGTACGTTTTAGATCTTATCAACCTCTCTACTTATCCTAAAGAGTTAGATGGAGAAATCGGAAAGGTGGAAAAAGGCACTTTGAAAAAGCAAATGAAAGCCACCTTAAAAGATTTTGTGATGATATTCAAAAATTTTGAAGCCATGAAAGTGGTTCTCAACAGCTCTTCATTTTCCGCATTTTTCAAGGTTTCTAAAGAGTACCTTCAGCCCATCTTAAAAGCGTTTGCGATTTCGCTTCCTTTATTTCTTGCGGTAGACAATATAAAAAGGACATCTCTGATCGTTGGGATAGTCTACTTTGTCATATACCTTTTAACAAGTTATGCATCCCGCAACTCCGCAAAGATAAGCAAAAGATTCAAAAATCTTCCAGCTGCTGTGAACATAACTTACTTCATTGGAGCGGTGTTCATTGCATTGGCTGGAATATCGGTAAACTATAAAATTCAAGTGCTAGCCATCTTGCTTCTCTTAGTTCTTTACGTCTTGCAAAACTTAAGACGCCCCATGAACGTTTCACTTATAAGTGAAAAGATCTCACACAAAACTATGGCTTCTGGTTTATCCGTGGAATCACAGATAACGACTATACTCATGGCGATATTTGCCCCTCTTATGGGAATAGTTGCCGACAAAATTGGAATAGGATGGGCTTTGGCTCTCTTTGGAACCTTTATGCTCCTTATGGGAGGCTTTGTGAAGGTAAAAGAAGTAAAATAG
- a CDS encoding glycoside hydrolase family 130 protein, whose translation MKKAVLFVISVVILLEFVNVFGFDLTQLYNFKKYSGNPIILPYGTGPMAKAVFNPAAVVKNGKVYLLYREEDWTGLRRWNGTSRIGLGESEDGVHFRLSSTPVIIPTLSYEKPGGCEDPRIAEVKGTYYLTYTAYNGSTARLCEAISTDLIHWKKVGPILPDIKWSKSGAILNQKINGKYVMYFGDSSIYIAYSTDLIHWKASPYPVLTPRPGMFDSVLVEPGPAPIMTGKGILLIYNGADYSHKYSTGAVIFSKDDPTQVVQRLDKPFLTPTKSWEKYGQVPNVVFSEGLAILKDRWILYYGAADTYVCAAIMNLKSK comes from the coding sequence GTGAAAAAAGCAGTTTTGTTTGTTATATCCGTGGTAATTTTGTTGGAATTTGTGAACGTTTTTGGATTCGATTTAACGCAATTATATAACTTTAAAAAGTACTCTGGAAATCCTATCATCCTCCCTTACGGCACAGGGCCAATGGCAAAAGCCGTTTTTAATCCGGCGGCAGTCGTAAAAAATGGAAAGGTCTATTTACTTTATCGTGAAGAAGACTGGACGGGATTAAGACGTTGGAACGGGACTTCACGAATAGGGCTTGGAGAAAGTGAAGATGGGGTTCATTTTCGTCTTAGTTCAACGCCGGTTATCATCCCAACGCTTTCATATGAAAAGCCAGGAGGATGCGAGGATCCAAGAATAGCAGAAGTAAAAGGCACTTACTATCTAACATATACCGCCTATAACGGTTCGACGGCGCGCCTTTGCGAAGCTATTTCAACAGATCTGATTCATTGGAAAAAAGTTGGTCCAATACTTCCAGACATCAAATGGTCGAAGTCTGGGGCAATTCTCAACCAAAAGATCAACGGAAAGTACGTGATGTACTTTGGAGATTCAAGTATTTATATAGCCTATTCAACGGATTTAATTCATTGGAAGGCTTCACCATATCCCGTTTTAACACCGCGCCCCGGAATGTTTGATTCGGTTCTTGTCGAACCAGGACCCGCACCAATTATGACCGGTAAAGGTATACTTTTGATATACAACGGCGCCGATTATTCTCATAAGTATTCTACGGGGGCCGTTATCTTTTCCAAAGATGATCCAACTCAAGTAGTCCAAAGATTAGACAAACCATTTCTTACGCCAACGAAAAGTTGGGAAAAATATGGTCAGGTTCCAAATGTAGTTTTTTCAGAAGGCCTTGCTATTTTAAAAGACAGATGGATTTTGTACTACGGAGCAGCCGATACTTATGTATGCGCTGCCATTATGAATCTAAAATCAAAGTAA
- a CDS encoding permease → MKKLKTIIKNNKLIFLSILLYGITFFVSPQVFFKGVEMTKGFLIQMVEVMPPIFIISSLIMVWVPTEVITKSFGRESGLKGKLLSVLIGGFSAGPIYAAFPVAQALFYKGASVANTVIIISSWAVIKIVMFMVESNFLGMTFASTRYALTIPIIIIMGYIMEKLVSREEILKELSNKKVEYKSVKDVLRELPNMNCGACGYKSCQDFAEGVMRGEVVIDDCAIRKRAKNPSPVLRESHQEE, encoded by the coding sequence ATGAAAAAACTCAAGACGATTATCAAGAATAATAAACTCATATTCTTGAGTATTTTACTTTACGGAATAACTTTTTTCGTATCTCCTCAAGTATTCTTTAAAGGCGTGGAAATGACCAAAGGATTTCTCATCCAAATGGTTGAAGTTATGCCACCTATATTCATTATTTCCTCGCTAATAATGGTCTGGGTTCCGACAGAAGTTATAACTAAATCCTTCGGAAGGGAATCAGGGCTCAAAGGAAAACTCTTATCTGTGCTTATCGGAGGATTTTCAGCGGGTCCTATCTACGCAGCTTTTCCAGTCGCTCAAGCACTTTTCTACAAAGGTGCTAGCGTGGCGAATACGGTCATTATAATAAGCTCTTGGGCAGTTATAAAAATTGTCATGTTCATGGTTGAATCTAATTTTTTGGGCATGACCTTTGCATCCACACGATATGCCTTGACTATACCAATCATAATAATCATGGGATATATCATGGAAAAGCTGGTAAGTAGAGAAGAAATCTTAAAAGAGCTAAGTAACAAGAAAGTTGAATATAAATCTGTAAAAGATGTTTTGAGAGAGCTGCCAAATATGAACTGCGGCGCTTGTGGATATAAATCGTGTCAAGATTTCGCAGAAGGTGTTATGAGAGGAGAAGTTGTAATAGATGATTGTGCTATCAGGAAGCGAGCAAAAAATCCTTCTCCTGTTCTTAGAGAAAGCCATCAAGAGGAATAG
- a CDS encoding glycoside hydrolase family 130 protein codes for MSLKLKRDLRNPLLLPVPEHSWESRFIFNAAVVHDEKNDLFHMLYRAMGVDDVSRIGYAVSEDGIHFARLDKPVFSPSNDFETKGCEDPRITKIGDEYYMMYTAYSKKGVRVSMASTKNFITWKRYGVVLPEQDDKDAALFPEKVNGRYMLYHRIEPDMWVSFSDDLLHWTDHKVIMGPRKDSWDSLKIGIGAPPIKTSHGWLMLYHGVDQNMVYRLGFALFDSNDPTKLIKRSDEPILEPEEDFERFGQVPNVVFSDAMIRYKDEYLVYYGGADNCMALATIPVKEVEKEF; via the coding sequence ATGAGCTTAAAACTTAAAAGAGACTTGAGAAATCCATTGCTTTTACCTGTGCCAGAACATTCATGGGAATCAAGATTCATATTTAATGCCGCCGTTGTGCATGATGAAAAGAACGATTTGTTCCATATGCTTTACAGGGCAATGGGAGTTGACGATGTTTCAAGAATTGGATACGCTGTCAGTGAAGATGGAATTCATTTTGCGAGATTGGATAAACCCGTTTTTTCCCCTTCTAATGATTTTGAGACAAAAGGATGTGAAGATCCAAGAATTACGAAAATAGGCGATGAATACTACATGATGTATACCGCCTATTCAAAAAAAGGCGTAAGAGTTTCAATGGCTTCAACCAAAAATTTCATAACCTGGAAAAGATATGGAGTCGTTCTTCCTGAACAAGATGACAAAGATGCAGCCCTTTTTCCCGAAAAAGTCAACGGGAGATATATGCTTTATCACAGAATAGAGCCGGATATGTGGGTTTCGTTTTCCGACGATTTGCTCCATTGGACGGATCACAAAGTGATAATGGGCCCACGAAAGGATAGTTGGGATTCTTTGAAGATAGGCATAGGTGCTCCACCAATAAAAACCTCTCACGGTTGGTTGATGCTTTACCATGGCGTGGATCAGAACATGGTTTACAGGCTTGGATTCGCACTTTTTGATTCGAACGATCCAACAAAGCTTATAAAGCGATCGGATGAACCTATACTCGAACCCGAAGAAGATTTTGAGCGCTTTGGACAAGTGCCAAATGTGGTATTTTCAGATGCCATGATTCGATACAAAGATGAATATCTTGTTTACTATGGAGGAGCAGATAACTGTATGGCTCTTGCAACGATACCTGTAAAAGAAGTGGAAAAAGAATTTTGA